Proteins encoded by one window of Burkholderia plantarii:
- a CDS encoding acyl-CoA dehydrogenase C-terminal domain-containing protein, which translates to MGQYVAPLRDMQFVLHELLNVEAELKQMPKHADLDADTINQVLEEAGKFCAEVLFPLNQVGDREGCKYEGDGVVTTPTGFKDAYRQYIDAGWPALGCDPEYGGQGLPAFVNNALYEMMNSANQAWTMYPGLSHGAYECLHAHGAPELQQQYLPKLVSGEWTGTMCLTEPHCGTDLGILRTKAEPTGDGAYSISGTKIFISSGEHDMAANIVHLVLARLPDAPQGTKGISLFIVPKFIPDASGEPGERNGIKCGSIEHKMGIHGNATCVMNLDNAKGWLVGEPNKGLNAMFVMMNAARLGVGMQGLGLTEVAYQNSLTYAKERLQMRSLTGPKAPEKAADPIIVHPDVRRMLLTQKAYAEGARAFTYWSALQIDKELSHGDESARKEAADLVALLTPIIKAFLTDNAFECTNHAMQIYGGHGFISEWGMEQYVRDARINMIYEGTNSIQSLDLLGRKVLGDMGAKLKKFGAIVTEFVESEGVKPEMAEFVNPLADIGEKLQKLTMEIGMKAMQNPDEVGAAAVPYLRTAGHLVFAYFWARMARLALDKEASGDPFYKSKLATARFYFARLLPETAATIRAARAGSKTLMEVDEALF; encoded by the coding sequence ATGGGACAGTACGTTGCCCCGCTGCGCGACATGCAATTCGTGCTGCACGAGTTGCTCAATGTCGAAGCCGAACTGAAGCAGATGCCGAAACACGCGGATCTCGACGCCGACACCATCAACCAGGTGCTCGAGGAAGCCGGCAAGTTCTGCGCCGAGGTGCTGTTCCCGCTCAACCAGGTGGGCGACCGCGAAGGCTGCAAGTACGAGGGTGACGGCGTGGTCACCACCCCCACCGGCTTCAAGGACGCGTACCGCCAGTACATCGACGCGGGCTGGCCCGCGCTCGGCTGCGATCCCGAGTACGGCGGCCAGGGGCTGCCCGCGTTCGTCAACAACGCGCTCTACGAGATGATGAACTCGGCGAACCAGGCCTGGACCATGTATCCGGGTCTTTCGCACGGCGCCTACGAATGCCTGCACGCTCACGGCGCGCCGGAACTGCAGCAGCAATACCTGCCGAAGCTCGTGTCGGGCGAATGGACCGGCACCATGTGCCTGACCGAGCCGCATTGCGGCACCGATCTCGGCATCCTGCGCACCAAGGCCGAGCCGACCGGCGACGGCGCCTACTCGATCAGCGGCACGAAGATCTTCATCTCGAGCGGCGAGCACGACATGGCGGCCAACATCGTCCACCTGGTGCTCGCGCGCCTGCCGGACGCGCCGCAGGGCACCAAGGGCATTTCGCTGTTCATCGTGCCGAAGTTCATCCCCGACGCGTCGGGCGAGCCGGGCGAGCGCAACGGCATCAAGTGCGGCTCGATCGAGCACAAGATGGGCATCCACGGCAACGCCACCTGCGTGATGAACCTCGACAACGCGAAGGGCTGGCTGGTGGGCGAGCCGAACAAGGGCTTGAACGCGATGTTCGTGATGATGAACGCCGCGCGCCTCGGTGTCGGAATGCAGGGCCTCGGCCTCACCGAGGTGGCCTACCAGAACTCGCTGACCTACGCGAAGGAGCGCCTGCAGATGCGCTCGCTGACCGGTCCGAAGGCGCCCGAGAAGGCCGCCGACCCGATCATCGTCCACCCCGACGTGCGCCGCATGCTGCTCACGCAGAAGGCCTACGCCGAGGGCGCGCGCGCGTTCACGTACTGGTCCGCGCTGCAGATCGACAAGGAACTGTCGCACGGCGACGAGTCGGCGCGCAAGGAAGCGGCCGACCTGGTCGCGCTGCTCACGCCGATCATCAAGGCGTTCCTGACCGACAACGCGTTCGAGTGTACCAACCACGCGATGCAGATCTACGGCGGGCACGGCTTCATCTCCGAGTGGGGCATGGAGCAGTACGTGCGCGACGCGCGCATCAACATGATCTACGAAGGCACCAACTCGATCCAGTCGCTCGACCTGCTGGGCCGCAAGGTGCTCGGCGACATGGGCGCGAAACTGAAGAAGTTCGGCGCGATCGTGACCGAATTCGTCGAGTCCGAGGGCGTCAAGCCGGAGATGGCCGAGTTCGTCAATCCGCTGGCCGACATCGGCGAGAAGCTGCAGAAGCTGACCATGGAAATCGGCATGAAGGCGATGCAGAACCCGGACGAGGTCGGCGCCGCCGCGGTGCCGTACCTGCGCACCGCCGGACACCTCGTGTTCGCCTACTTCTGGGCCCGCATGGCGCGCCTCGCGCTCGACAAGGAAGCCTCGGGCGATCCGTTCTACAAGTCGAAGCTGGCCACCGCGCGATTCTATTTCGCGCGTCTGCTGCCCGAGACGGCCGCCACGATCCGCGCCGCGCGCGCCGGCTCGAAGACGCTGATGGAAGTCGACGAAGCGCTGTTCTGA
- a CDS encoding TetR/AcrR family transcriptional regulator, which produces MRKGEQTRAAILEAALDLASRDGLEGLTIGLLAERMQMSKSGVFAHFGSREDLQVEVVREYHRRFESEVFFPSLREPRGLPRLRAMLARWIEKRIQEVTTGCIYISGAVEYDDRPDSPVREQLIASVTAWRAALLRAISQAKDEGHLRPDTAPDVMLFELYSFTLGLHHDARFLHLPDGVRLTWAALEKTIVSYQSESR; this is translated from the coding sequence ATGCGAAAAGGCGAACAGACGCGTGCCGCGATACTCGAAGCAGCTTTGGACCTCGCCAGCCGTGACGGGCTGGAGGGTCTGACGATCGGCCTGCTGGCCGAGCGCATGCAGATGAGCAAGAGCGGCGTGTTCGCGCACTTCGGCTCGCGCGAAGACCTGCAGGTGGAGGTCGTGCGAGAGTATCACCGCCGCTTCGAGAGCGAGGTGTTCTTTCCGAGCCTGCGCGAGCCGCGCGGCCTGCCGCGCCTGCGTGCGATGCTGGCCCGCTGGATCGAGAAGCGCATCCAGGAAGTGACCACCGGATGCATCTACATCAGCGGCGCCGTGGAGTACGACGACCGGCCCGACAGTCCGGTGCGCGAGCAGTTGATAGCAAGCGTGACGGCCTGGCGCGCCGCGCTGCTGCGCGCGATTTCGCAGGCGAAGGATGAAGGCCATCTACGCCCGGACACCGCTCCGGACGTGATGCTCTTCGAGTTGTACAGCTTCACGCTCGGCCTGCATCACGACGCCCGCTTCCTGCATCTGCCGGATGGCGTGCGCCTGACCTGGGCCGCGCTGGAAAAGACGATCGTTTCGTATCAGAGCGAGAGCCGGTAG